One Scylla paramamosain isolate STU-SP2022 chromosome 7, ASM3559412v1, whole genome shotgun sequence DNA window includes the following coding sequences:
- the LOC135102379 gene encoding glutathione S-transferase Mu 3-like, with protein sequence MGPVLAYWDIRGLAQPIRLLLEYTGTEFEDKYYKCGPAPDYDKSCWFDIKETLGFDFPNLPYYIDGDIKVTQSNAIMRYIARKHDLCGKTEEEKIRVDILENQAMDFRNGFVRFCYMTYDTAKDSYLQALSKTIERFSKFLGTRSWFAGDDITFVDFIMYELLDQHLQLDKDCLKDAQNLQDYQKRFEELTPIKKYMASPRFIKAPINNKMAKFGNK encoded by the exons ATGGGTCCTGTACTGGCTTACTGGGACATCCGTGGG CTTGCCCAGCCCATCCGTCTCCTTCTGGAATACACAGGGACAGAGTTTGAGGACAAGTATTACAAGTGTGGCCCAGCTCCTGACTACGACAAGTCTTGCTGGTTCGACATCAAGGAAACACTTGGATTTGATTTCCCCAAT cttccctattACATCGATGGGGACATCAAGGTAACACAGAGCAATGCCATCATGCGTTACATTGCTCGCAAACACGACCTTTGTGgtaagacagaggaggagaaaatccGTGTTGACATCCTGGAGAACCAAGCCATGGACTTCCGCAATGGTTTTGTTCGCTTCTGCTACATGACATAT GACACGGCCAAGGATTCCTATCTGCAGGCCCTGTCAAAGACCATCGAGAGGTTCTCAAAGTTTTTAGGGACACGCAGTTGGTTCGCAGGTGATGAT ATCACCTTTGTGGACTTTATCATGTATGAATTACTGGACCAACACCTGCAGCTGGACAAGGACTGCCTCAAGGATGCCCAGAACCTGCAAGATTACCAGAAGCGCTTCGAGGAGCTGACACCCATCAAGAAGTACATGGCCTCCCCGCGGTTCATAAAGGCTCCTATTAACAACAAGATGGCAAAGTTTGGCAACAAGTAG